The proteins below come from a single Ruegeria sp. THAF33 genomic window:
- the pheT gene encoding phenylalanine--tRNA ligase subunit beta produces MKFTLSWLKDHLDTDASVDEITEALTDLGLEVEEVINPADKLKDFTLGYVKHAEKHPDADKLRVCKVDTDEGELQIICGAPNAREGITVVVCKPGMYIPGLDLTISVGKIRGVESFGMMASERELELSDEHDGIIELPSGEVGDRLVDWLAENDPSKVDPVIEIAITPNRPDALGVEGIARDLAARGIGTLKQRDYVPVPGDFESPIKLSIDEDTLDGCPHFTGRLIKGVKNGPSPQWLQDQLKAIGLRPISALVDITNYMTFDHNRPLHVFDADKVQGNLRVHRAKGGETLVALDEKEYTLQPGMMVISDDKGPESIAGIMGGQETGCTEDTVNVFLESAFWDHVQIALTGRALKINSDARYRFERGVDPEYTLEGLEHATQLILDICGGEASKVVEAGKAPNHARAYKLDAERVQSLVGMDIPESEQRQTLTRLGFRLEGEMAHVPSWRPDIMGEADLVEEVARIASLTKLQGKPLPRVTDGIPKPVMTPTQRRQSMARRTCAALGYNECVTYTFIDQASAALFGGGDDATMLENPISSEMSHMRPDLLPGLLQAAARNQARGYADVALFEVGPVFHDGEPGDQKTQIAGLLVGRNGPKDVHGASRPVDVFDAKADAEAVLAAIGAPAKVQILRDGDAWWHPGRHGKICLGPKKVLGVFGELHPRVLQAMDIKGPAMAFTIWPDEVPLPRKSGATRAALELRDLQAVERDFAFVVDENVEALTLVNAAAGADKALIEDVRVFDEFIGGSLGEGKKSLAITVRLQPTEQTLKEKDIEAVAEKIIAKVSKATGGVLRG; encoded by the coding sequence ATGAAATTCACTCTGTCCTGGCTGAAAGACCACCTCGACACCGATGCGTCGGTTGATGAGATCACTGAGGCGCTGACCGACCTTGGCCTTGAGGTCGAAGAGGTCATCAACCCGGCTGACAAGCTCAAGGACTTTACGCTGGGCTATGTGAAACACGCGGAAAAACACCCTGACGCCGACAAGCTGCGTGTCTGCAAGGTGGACACGGATGAAGGCGAGTTGCAGATCATCTGCGGCGCGCCCAACGCCCGCGAAGGGATCACTGTCGTCGTCTGCAAGCCGGGCATGTATATCCCCGGTCTGGACCTGACGATCAGCGTCGGCAAGATCCGCGGCGTCGAAAGCTTTGGCATGATGGCGTCCGAGCGCGAGCTGGAATTGTCGGACGAACATGACGGCATCATCGAATTGCCCTCGGGCGAGGTCGGTGACAGGTTAGTTGATTGGCTTGCCGAGAATGACCCGTCGAAAGTCGATCCCGTAATCGAGATCGCGATCACTCCGAACCGACCCGATGCACTGGGCGTGGAAGGCATCGCGCGTGATCTGGCGGCGCGTGGGATCGGCACTCTGAAACAGCGCGACTACGTGCCGGTGCCCGGTGATTTCGAAAGCCCGATCAAATTATCGATTGACGAGGACACGCTGGATGGCTGCCCGCATTTCACGGGCCGCCTTATCAAGGGCGTCAAGAACGGCCCCAGCCCGCAGTGGTTGCAGGATCAGTTGAAGGCGATCGGGCTGCGTCCGATTTCGGCGCTGGTGGATATCACCAACTATATGACCTTTGACCATAACCGCCCGCTGCATGTGTTTGACGCGGACAAGGTGCAGGGCAATCTTCGCGTTCATCGCGCCAAAGGCGGTGAAACCCTGGTGGCGCTGGACGAGAAGGAATACACCCTTCAGCCCGGCATGATGGTTATTTCAGATGACAAAGGCCCGGAATCCATCGCAGGCATCATGGGCGGTCAGGAAACCGGCTGCACCGAGGATACTGTGAATGTGTTCCTGGAAAGCGCGTTCTGGGATCATGTGCAGATCGCGTTGACGGGTCGGGCGCTGAAAATCAATTCGGACGCGCGGTACCGGTTCGAACGCGGCGTGGACCCTGAATACACGCTGGAAGGGCTCGAGCACGCAACCCAGTTGATTCTGGACATCTGCGGCGGCGAAGCATCCAAAGTGGTCGAGGCGGGCAAAGCGCCGAACCACGCGCGTGCGTACAAGCTGGATGCCGAACGGGTGCAGTCTCTGGTCGGGATGGACATTCCCGAAAGCGAGCAGCGTCAGACGCTGACCCGTCTGGGTTTCCGTCTGGAGGGCGAGATGGCCCACGTGCCAAGCTGGCGTCCCGACATCATGGGTGAGGCCGATCTGGTGGAAGAGGTCGCACGGATCGCCTCGTTGACCAAGTTGCAGGGCAAGCCCTTGCCGCGTGTCACAGATGGTATTCCCAAGCCGGTGATGACACCGACACAGCGCCGCCAGTCCATGGCGCGCCGCACCTGCGCCGCTCTGGGTTACAACGAATGCGTCACCTATACGTTCATCGATCAGGCTTCGGCTGCTTTGTTCGGTGGCGGGGATGACGCGACCATGCTTGAAAATCCGATCTCGTCCGAGATGAGCCACATGCGCCCGGATCTGCTGCCCGGATTGTTGCAGGCCGCGGCGCGCAATCAGGCACGCGGATATGCCGACGTCGCCCTGTTCGAAGTTGGCCCTGTTTTCCACGACGGCGAACCCGGCGACCAGAAAACCCAGATCGCCGGCCTGCTGGTTGGCCGCAACGGCCCCAAGGATGTGCACGGGGCCTCGCGCCCGGTGGATGTCTTTGATGCCAAGGCGGATGCCGAGGCCGTTCTTGCGGCGATCGGAGCACCGGCCAAGGTACAGATTCTGCGCGACGGCGATGCCTGGTGGCATCCGGGTCGTCACGGCAAGATCTGTCTGGGTCCCAAAAAGGTGCTGGGTGTTTTTGGTGAGCTGCACCCGCGCGTGTTGCAGGCGATGGATATCAAGGGTCCGGCAATGGCCTTTACGATCTGGCCCGACGAGGTTCCCTTGCCCCGCAAGTCCGGTGCCACACGTGCCGCATTGGAATTGCGTGACTTGCAAGCGGTTGAACGTGACTTTGCCTTTGTCGTTGATGAAAACGTCGAGGCGCTGACATTGGTGAACGCGGCGGCAGGTGCCGACAAAGCGCTGATCGAAGATGTGCGTGTCTTTGACGAATTCATCGGTGGCAGCCTGGGTGAAGGTAAAAAATCGCTGGCCATAACGGTACGTTTGCAGCCGACAGAGCAGACGCTGAAGGAAAAGGACATCGAAGCGGTGGCCGAAAAGATCATCGCCAAAGTCTCCAAGGCGACCGGCGGTGTTCTGCGGGGCTGA
- a CDS encoding YtoQ family protein gives MLNVYLSGEIHTDWREQIIDGAQGLDITFNSPVTDHAASDDCGVAILGEEPNKYWHDHKGAMVNAIRTRKGISDADVVVVRFGDKYKQWNAAFDAGYAAALGKSIIVLHGPEHQHALKEVDASALAVAEKPAQVVEILRYVLTGALPG, from the coding sequence ATGCTGAACGTGTACCTCTCTGGCGAAATCCACACCGATTGGCGCGAACAGATCATCGACGGCGCGCAGGGGTTGGACATCACATTCAACAGCCCGGTGACGGACCACGCGGCCAGCGACGATTGCGGCGTTGCCATTCTGGGGGAAGAGCCAAACAAATACTGGCATGACCACAAGGGTGCGATGGTCAACGCGATCCGGACCCGCAAGGGCATTTCGGATGCTGACGTGGTGGTTGTCCGGTTTGGCGACAAGTACAAACAGTGGAACGCGGCTTTTGATGCGGGCTATGCCGCAGCGCTGGGTAAATCCATCATCGTGCTGCACGGCCCCGAGCATCAGCACGCGTTGAAAGAAGTGGATGCATCCGCGCTGGCCGTGGCGGAAAAGCCCGCGCAGGTTGTCGAAATTCTGCGGTATGTGCTGACGGGTGCACTGCCGGGCTGA